Proteins encoded together in one Coffea arabica cultivar ET-39 chromosome 2c, Coffea Arabica ET-39 HiFi, whole genome shotgun sequence window:
- the LOC113726183 gene encoding uncharacterized protein isoform X1, whose product MKKLSHLYFPLGLFLLGSLLSCLAMAAPNITSDQSALLSLKAKITGDPHEILASNWSATSSVCDWRGVTCGSRHRRVTALNISNLGLTGTIPPQLGNLSFLMSLDMSRNNFYGELPNELIRLSRLRVLSLGINMLSGNIPSWVGSFQQLRQFSLKNNSFTGFIPPSISNMSKLETFNLQFNSLQGAIPMEIGKLKKLKQILLDFNQLSGFLPLGMFNISSLEVIALQNNSLSGSLPSSICPRLQGLTWLDLGFNKLSGVIPPSLSECSKLQVLRLFANNFSGVIPEGFGNLTALVELFLRDNNLIGVIPEGFGNLTALKRLHLRRNNLIGSIPQELGNLKLLEELLLGFNSLTGSIPAQIFNISTLQVLALSNSTLSGRLPRSMGYGLINLEGLYLNMNECDGVIPASISNASKLTVLALNSNRFSGPIPNSLGDLRLLKRLILYENHLTTEPSSRELGFINYLTNCKHLEHLSFGDNPLHGFLPVSVGNLSTSMEKFYAYYCRIKGSIPDAFGNLSNLLTLSLHGNQLSGPLPIGVKHLQKLQGLSLTSNQLSGSIPNSLCELKSLYKLYLTSNQLRGSIPSCLSNVSSLREVFFDGNFFNSSIPTSLWNLTDLLYLDLSSNLLGGSLPQEVQNLKAITLLGLSRNHLSGNVPSSIGGLQSLANLSLAQNKFEGPIPDSLGHITSLEVLDLSNNNLSGPIPKSLEVLSYLTHLNLSFNHLRGEIPSGGPFENFTYESFMYNDELCGAQRFHVPPCWGHKKVFHMLGIILSITAAVIAVATVAILLLRCQRKNEVSRNADLLPMGLARRISYYELVQATNDYDESNLLGKGSFGSVYKGTLTDGTVVAVKVFTFLLEVTSRSFDTECEVLRNLRHRNLIKVIGSCSNLDFKALVLEYMPNGSLEKWLYSHNHCLDLVQRISMMADVASALEYLHFGYVTPVVHCDLKPSNILLDEHMVAHVSDFGIARFLDERNSVMHTKTLATLGYMAPEFGLEGLVSTRIDVYSFGIILMETFSRMKPSDEIFKEDLTLKNWIEESVPNATVQVIDGNLLRQQDKHFNEKLECVSMIFKLALSCCTECPQDRINMKEVVAALKKIKRQLDSLLDT is encoded by the exons ATGAAGAAATTATCTCACTTGTATTTTCCCCTTGGACTCTTCTTGCTAGGTTCTCTCTTATCTTGCTTAGCCATGGCCGCCCCCAACATTACCTCGGATCAATCAGCCCTTCTCTCATTGAAAGCCAAAATCACTGGGGATCCTCACGAAATCTTGGCAAGCAACTGGTCGGCTACTTCCTCAGTTTGTGACTGGAGAGGAGTCACTTGCGGCTCCCGCCACCGCAGAGTCACTGCCTTGAATATCTCCAACTTGGGCCTTACCGGCACCATTCCTCCACAACTGGGCAATCTCTCATTTCTCATGTCCCTCGATATGAGCAGGAACAACTTTTACGGAGAACTTCCCAATGAATTGATTCGTCTGTCCAGGTTACGAGTCCTTAGTTTAGGCATTAACATGCTTAGCGGAAATATTCCCTCTTGGGTTGGTTCCTTCCAACAACTCCGACAATTTTCTCTAAAGAACAATAGCTTTACAGGCTTTATCCCACCTTCTATCTCCAACATGTCAAAGCTAGAGACGTTCAATCTGCAGTTTAATTCTCTACAAGGAGCAATACCAATGGAGATTGGGAAATTAAAAAAGTTGAAGCAAATTCTCCTCGACTTTAATCAGCTTTCCGGTTTTCTGCCACTGGGGATGTTCAATATTTCCTCACTGGAAGTTATTGCTCTTCAAAATAATAGCTTATCTGGCAGTCTTCCATCCAGCATATGTCCCCGTCTTCAAGGACTCACATGGCTAGACCTTGGCTTCAACAAATTAAGTGGTGTGATACCACCATCGTTATCGGAGTGTTCGAAGCTTCAGGTACTGAGGTTGTTTGCCAACAACTTTAGTGGAGTGATTCCGGAAGGATTTGGGAACTTGACGGCGCTAGTGGAACTATTTCTTCGGGACAACAATTTGATTGGAGTGATACCGGAAGGATTTGGGAACTTGACGGCGCTCAAGCGACTACATCTTCGCCGGAACAATTTGATTG GTAGTATTCCGCAAGAGCTTGGCAACCTAAAGCTTCTTGAAGAACTTCTTTTGGGCTTCAATAGCCTAACTGGATCCATACCAGCCCAAATATTCAACATCTCAACACTGCAAGTACTGGCCCTATCGAACAGTACGCTTTCTGGAAGACTTCCACGCTCCATGGGTTATGGATTAATCAACCTCGAAGGACTTTATCTCAATATGAACGAGTGTGATGGAGTAATACCAGCCTCAATCTCAAATGCATCTAAATTAACTGTGTTGGCCTTGAATTCAAACAGATTTAGTGGTCCAATTCCAAACTCTCTTGGGGACCTAAGACTTCTAAAACGGCTGATTCTCTATGAAAATCATTTGACAACTGAACCGTCATCAAGAGAATTGGGTTTTATCAATTACTTGACAAATTGTAAGCATCTAGAACACTTATCATTTGGTGACAATCCATTGCATGGTTTTCTTCCGGTATCGGTAGGGAATCTCTCAACATCTATGGAGAAATTCTATGCCTATTATTGTAGAATCAAGGGAAGCATTCCCGATGCATTTGGGAATTTGAGCAATCTATTGACTTTGAGTCTACATGGAAATCAATTGAGTGGACCCCTTCCCATCGGAGTGAAACACTTGCAAAAACTCCAAGGTTTAAGTTTGACATCCAATCAACTGAGTGGTTCAATTCCAAATAGTCTTTGCGAGTTAAAGAGCTTATACAAATTGTATCTGACATCAAATCAGCTTCGTGGGTCAATACCATCATGCTTAAGCAATGTTAGTTCGCTGAGAGAAGTTTTCTTTGATGGAAACTTCTTTAACTCAAGCATTCCTACTAGCTTGTGGAACCTCACTGACCTCTTGTATTTGGATTTGTCCTCTAATTTACTGGGTGGCTCACTACCTCAAGAAGTTCAAAATTTGAAGGCAATAACACTATTGGGTCTGTCAAGAAATCATCTTAGTGGGAATGTTCCAAGTTCCATTGGAGGTTTGCAAAGTCTAGCCAACCTTTCTTTAGCACAAAATAAGTTTGAGGGACCTATTCCAGACTCACTCGGTCATATTACAAGCTTGGAGGTTTTGGACCTATCCAATAATAATCTATCAGGTCCAATCCCAAAGTCCTTGGAGGTACTCTCATATCTCACTCATCTTAATCTTTCTTTCAACCACTTAAGAGGAGAAATTCCCTCTGGTGGTCCTTTTGAGAACTTCACATACGAATCGTTCATGTATAATGATGAATTGTGTGGCGCCCAAAGATTTCATGTTCCTCCATGTTGGGGTCACAAAAAAGTATTTCACATGTTAGGCATTATATTGAGTATAACAGCAGCAGTAATTGCTGTTGCAACTGTTGCAATTTTACTTTTAAGATGCCAAAGGAAGAATGAGGTTTCAAGAAATGCTGATTTGTTGCCCATGGGACTGGCGAGAAGGATTTCATATTATGAACTTGTCCAAGCAACCAATGACTATGATGAAAGTAATTTACTTGGCAAAGGAAGTTTTGGATCTGTATACAAAGGTACTTTAACAGATGGGACAGTTGTTGCTGTGAAAGTTTTCACTTTCCTCTTAGAAGTCACTTCTAGGAGTTTTGATACGGAATGTGAAGTTCTACGCAACCTTCGCCACAGAAACCTGATCAAAGTGATTGGTAGTTGCTCTAACCTAGACTTCAAAGCCTTAGTGCTTGAATATATGCCCAATGGGAGCCTTGAGAAATGGTTATATTCCCACAACCATTGCTTGGATTTAGTGCAAAGAATAAGCATGATGGCGGATGTTGCTTCGGCATTGGAATATCTCCATTTTGGCTATGTAACACCAGTGGTTCATTGTGATTTGAAGCCTAGTAACATATTGCTTGACGAACATATGGTTGCGCATGTAAGTGATTTTGGTATTGCAAGATTCTTGGATGAGAGAAACAGTGTTATGCATACCAAGACCCTTGCAACACTTGGATATATGGCACCAG AGTTTGGACTTGAAGGCCTAGTGTCAACAAGAATTGATGTGTATAGTTTTGGCATAATTTTGATGGAAACATTTTCAAGAATGAAGCCTAGTGATGAGatattcaaagaagatttgacCCTGAAGAATTGGATAGAAGAATCTGTACCTAATGCAACAGTTCAGGTTATAGATGGCAACTTACTCAGGCAACAAGATAAGCATTTCAATGAGAAATTGGAGTGTGTTTCAATGATCTTCAAATTAGCTCTAAGTTGCTGCACCGAATGCCCACAAGATCGGATCAATATGAAAGAAGTTGTGGCAGCACTTAAGAAGATAAAACGTCAACTTGACTCTTTATTGGATACCTGA
- the LOC113726183 gene encoding uncharacterized protein isoform X2, with protein MKKLSHLYFPLGLFLLGSLLSCLAMAAPNITSDQSALLSLKAKITGDPHEILASNWSATSSVCDWRGVTCGSRHRRVTALNISNLGLTGTIPPQLGNLSFLMSLDMSRNNFYGELPNELIRLSRLRVLSLGINMLSGNIPSWVGSFQQLRQFSLKNNSFTGFIPPSISNMSKLETFNLQFNSLQGAIPMEIGKLKKLKQILLDFNQLSGFLPLGMFNISSLEVIALQNNSLSGSLPSSICPRLQGLTWLDLGFNKLSGVIPPSLSECSKLQVLRLFANNFSGVIPEGFGNLTALVELFLRDNNLIGVIPEGFGNLTALKRLHLRRNNLIGSIPQELGNLKLLEELLLGFNSLTGSIPAQIFNISTLQVLALSNSTLSGRLPRSMGYGLINLEGLYLNMNECDGVIPASISNASKLTVLALNSNRFSGPIPNSLGDLRLLKRLILYENHLTTEPSSRELGFINYLTNCKHLEHLSFGDNPLHGFLPVSVGNLSTSMEKFYAYYCRIKGSIPDAFGNLSNLLTLSLHGNQLSGPLPIGVKHLQKLQGLSLTSNQLSGSIPNSLCELKSLYKLYLTSNQLRGSIPSCLSNVSSLREVFFDGNFFNSSIPTSLWNLTDLLYLDLSSNLLGGSLPQEVQNLKAITLLGLSRNHLSGNVPSSIGGLQSLANLSLAQNKFEGPIPDSLGHITSLEVLDLSNNNLSGPIPKSLEVLSYLTHLNLSFNHLRGEIPSGGPFENFTYESFMYNDELCGAQRFHVPPCWGHKKVFHMLGIILSITAAVIAVATVAILLLRCQRKNEVSRNADLLPMGLARRISYYELVQATNDYDESNLLGKGSFGSVYKGTLTDGTVVAVKVFTFLLEVTSRSFDTECEVLRNLRHRNLIKVIGSCSNLDFKALVLEYMPNGSLEKWLYSHNHCLDLVQRISMMADVASALEYLHFGYVTPVVHCDLKPSNILLDEHMVAHVSDFGIARFLDERNSVMHTKTLATLGYMAPVQSLDLKA; from the exons ATGAAGAAATTATCTCACTTGTATTTTCCCCTTGGACTCTTCTTGCTAGGTTCTCTCTTATCTTGCTTAGCCATGGCCGCCCCCAACATTACCTCGGATCAATCAGCCCTTCTCTCATTGAAAGCCAAAATCACTGGGGATCCTCACGAAATCTTGGCAAGCAACTGGTCGGCTACTTCCTCAGTTTGTGACTGGAGAGGAGTCACTTGCGGCTCCCGCCACCGCAGAGTCACTGCCTTGAATATCTCCAACTTGGGCCTTACCGGCACCATTCCTCCACAACTGGGCAATCTCTCATTTCTCATGTCCCTCGATATGAGCAGGAACAACTTTTACGGAGAACTTCCCAATGAATTGATTCGTCTGTCCAGGTTACGAGTCCTTAGTTTAGGCATTAACATGCTTAGCGGAAATATTCCCTCTTGGGTTGGTTCCTTCCAACAACTCCGACAATTTTCTCTAAAGAACAATAGCTTTACAGGCTTTATCCCACCTTCTATCTCCAACATGTCAAAGCTAGAGACGTTCAATCTGCAGTTTAATTCTCTACAAGGAGCAATACCAATGGAGATTGGGAAATTAAAAAAGTTGAAGCAAATTCTCCTCGACTTTAATCAGCTTTCCGGTTTTCTGCCACTGGGGATGTTCAATATTTCCTCACTGGAAGTTATTGCTCTTCAAAATAATAGCTTATCTGGCAGTCTTCCATCCAGCATATGTCCCCGTCTTCAAGGACTCACATGGCTAGACCTTGGCTTCAACAAATTAAGTGGTGTGATACCACCATCGTTATCGGAGTGTTCGAAGCTTCAGGTACTGAGGTTGTTTGCCAACAACTTTAGTGGAGTGATTCCGGAAGGATTTGGGAACTTGACGGCGCTAGTGGAACTATTTCTTCGGGACAACAATTTGATTGGAGTGATACCGGAAGGATTTGGGAACTTGACGGCGCTCAAGCGACTACATCTTCGCCGGAACAATTTGATTG GTAGTATTCCGCAAGAGCTTGGCAACCTAAAGCTTCTTGAAGAACTTCTTTTGGGCTTCAATAGCCTAACTGGATCCATACCAGCCCAAATATTCAACATCTCAACACTGCAAGTACTGGCCCTATCGAACAGTACGCTTTCTGGAAGACTTCCACGCTCCATGGGTTATGGATTAATCAACCTCGAAGGACTTTATCTCAATATGAACGAGTGTGATGGAGTAATACCAGCCTCAATCTCAAATGCATCTAAATTAACTGTGTTGGCCTTGAATTCAAACAGATTTAGTGGTCCAATTCCAAACTCTCTTGGGGACCTAAGACTTCTAAAACGGCTGATTCTCTATGAAAATCATTTGACAACTGAACCGTCATCAAGAGAATTGGGTTTTATCAATTACTTGACAAATTGTAAGCATCTAGAACACTTATCATTTGGTGACAATCCATTGCATGGTTTTCTTCCGGTATCGGTAGGGAATCTCTCAACATCTATGGAGAAATTCTATGCCTATTATTGTAGAATCAAGGGAAGCATTCCCGATGCATTTGGGAATTTGAGCAATCTATTGACTTTGAGTCTACATGGAAATCAATTGAGTGGACCCCTTCCCATCGGAGTGAAACACTTGCAAAAACTCCAAGGTTTAAGTTTGACATCCAATCAACTGAGTGGTTCAATTCCAAATAGTCTTTGCGAGTTAAAGAGCTTATACAAATTGTATCTGACATCAAATCAGCTTCGTGGGTCAATACCATCATGCTTAAGCAATGTTAGTTCGCTGAGAGAAGTTTTCTTTGATGGAAACTTCTTTAACTCAAGCATTCCTACTAGCTTGTGGAACCTCACTGACCTCTTGTATTTGGATTTGTCCTCTAATTTACTGGGTGGCTCACTACCTCAAGAAGTTCAAAATTTGAAGGCAATAACACTATTGGGTCTGTCAAGAAATCATCTTAGTGGGAATGTTCCAAGTTCCATTGGAGGTTTGCAAAGTCTAGCCAACCTTTCTTTAGCACAAAATAAGTTTGAGGGACCTATTCCAGACTCACTCGGTCATATTACAAGCTTGGAGGTTTTGGACCTATCCAATAATAATCTATCAGGTCCAATCCCAAAGTCCTTGGAGGTACTCTCATATCTCACTCATCTTAATCTTTCTTTCAACCACTTAAGAGGAGAAATTCCCTCTGGTGGTCCTTTTGAGAACTTCACATACGAATCGTTCATGTATAATGATGAATTGTGTGGCGCCCAAAGATTTCATGTTCCTCCATGTTGGGGTCACAAAAAAGTATTTCACATGTTAGGCATTATATTGAGTATAACAGCAGCAGTAATTGCTGTTGCAACTGTTGCAATTTTACTTTTAAGATGCCAAAGGAAGAATGAGGTTTCAAGAAATGCTGATTTGTTGCCCATGGGACTGGCGAGAAGGATTTCATATTATGAACTTGTCCAAGCAACCAATGACTATGATGAAAGTAATTTACTTGGCAAAGGAAGTTTTGGATCTGTATACAAAGGTACTTTAACAGATGGGACAGTTGTTGCTGTGAAAGTTTTCACTTTCCTCTTAGAAGTCACTTCTAGGAGTTTTGATACGGAATGTGAAGTTCTACGCAACCTTCGCCACAGAAACCTGATCAAAGTGATTGGTAGTTGCTCTAACCTAGACTTCAAAGCCTTAGTGCTTGAATATATGCCCAATGGGAGCCTTGAGAAATGGTTATATTCCCACAACCATTGCTTGGATTTAGTGCAAAGAATAAGCATGATGGCGGATGTTGCTTCGGCATTGGAATATCTCCATTTTGGCTATGTAACACCAGTGGTTCATTGTGATTTGAAGCCTAGTAACATATTGCTTGACGAACATATGGTTGCGCATGTAAGTGATTTTGGTATTGCAAGATTCTTGGATGAGAGAAACAGTGTTATGCATACCAAGACCCTTGCAACACTTGGATATATGGCACCAG TACAGAGTTTGGACTTGAAGGCCTAG
- the LOC113726184 gene encoding uncharacterized protein, translated as MKKLSHLYFPLGLFLLCSLLSCLAMATPNITSDQSALLSLKAKITGDPHEILASNWSATSSVCDWRGVTCGSRHRRVTALNISNLGLTSTIPPQLGNLSFLMSLDMSRNNFYGELPHELIRLSRLRVLSLGINMLSGNIPSWVGSFQQLQHFSLKNNSFTGFLPPGLFNISSLEAIALQNNSLSGSLPSSICPRLQGLTWLDLSYNKLSGVIPPSLSECSKLQVLWLFDNNFSGVIPEGFGNLTALKQLGLSGNNLIGSVPQELGNLKHLEELVLDFNSLTGSIPAQIFNISTLQVLDLSNNTLSGRLPSSSGYELINLEWLDLFSNDFDGVIPASISNASKLTFLDFGGNRFSGPVPNSLGNLRLLIKLYLDDNHLTTEPSSRELGFINYLTNCKHLEHLSFGDNPLHGFLPMSVGNLSTSMEGFYAYGCGIKGSIPDGIGNLSSLMILSLDGNHLSGPVPSTMKYLQNLQSMNLSANQLSGSIPDSICKLKRLYRIYLGQSQFRGSIPSCLNNISSLREIDFAGNLLDSSIPASLWNLTDLLKLNLSYNSLSGSLPYETGNLKVVTLLDLSGNRLNGNIPSSFGGLQSLATLSLAQNKLQGPIPDSLSHMLSLEFLDLSNNNLSGPIPKSLETLLYLKHINLSFNRLRGEIPSSGPFENFTYESFISNDDLCGAQRFHIPPCPSPRIHKSTQKKVFHMLGILSGIAATIIALTTAAILLLRCRRKDGVSRNTDLLPMGLPKRISYYELVEATNGYDESNLLGKGSFGSIYKGILTDGTVVAVKVFTLLAEVTSGSFDTECEVLRSLRHRNLTKVIGSCSNLDFKALVLDYMSNGSLEKWLYSHNRWLDLLQRISIMMNVASALEYLHFGYTAPVVHCDLKPSNILLDENMVAHVSDFGMTKFLDEENSVLHTKTLATLGYLAPEYGLEGQVSTRVDVYSFGIVLMETFSRMKPSDEMFEDDLSLKSWIEESLPNATTQVIDANLLGRQDEHFNEKLECISVIFKLALSCCAKCPRDRTNMKDVVATLQKIKRQIEYFSNISA; from the exons ATGAAGAAATTATCTCACTTGTATTTTCCCCTTGGACTCTTCTTGCTATGTTCTCTCTTATCTTGCTTAGCCATGGCCACCCCCAACATTACCTCGGATCAATCCGCCCTTCTCTCATTGAAAGCCAAAATCACTGGGGATCCTCACGAAATCTTGGCAAGCAACTGGTCGGCTACTTCCTCAGTTTGTGACTGGAGAGGAGTCACTTGCGGCTCTCGCCACCGCAGAGTCACCGCCTTGAATATCTCCAACTTGGGCCTCACCAGCACCATTCCTCCACAACTGGGCAATCTCTCCTTTCTCATGTCCCTCGATATGAGCAGGAACAACTTTTACGGAGAACTTCCCCATGAATTGATTCGTCTGTCCAGGTTACGAGTCCTTAGTTTAGGCATTAACATGCTTAGCGGAAATATTCCCTCTTGGGTTGGTTCCTTCCAACAACTCCAACACTTTTCTCTAAAGAACAATAGCTTTACAGGGTTTCTGCCACCGGGGCTGTTCAATATTTCCTCACTGGAAGCTATTGCTCTTCAAAATAATAGCTTATCTGGCAGTCTTCCATCCAGCATATGTCCCCGTCTTCAAGGACTCACATGGCTTGACCTTTCCTACAACAAATTAAGTGGTGTGATACCACCATCGTTATCGGAGTGTTCGAAGCTTCAGGTACTGTGGTTGTTTGACAACAACTTTAGTGGAGTGATACCGGAAGGATTTGGGAACCTGACGGCGCTGAAGCAACTAGGTCTTAGCGGGAACAATTTGATTG GTAGTGTTCCGCAGGAGCTTGGCAACCTAAAGCATCTTGAAGAACTTGTTTTGGACTTCAATAGCCTAACTGGATCCATACCAGCCCAAATATTCAACATCTCGACACTACAAGTACTGGACCTATCGAACAATACGCTTTCTGGAAGGCTTCCGTCATCCTCGGGTTATGAATTGATCAACCTTGAATGGCTTGATCTCTTCTCAAATGATTTTGATGGAGTCATACCAGCCTCAATCTCAAATGCGTCTAAGCTGACTTTTTTAGACTTCGGTGGAAATAGATTCAGCGGTCCAGTTCCAAACTCTCTTGGAAACCTAAGACTTCTAATAAAATTGTATCTCGATGATAATCATTTGACAACTGAACCTTCATCGAGAGAATTGGGTTTTATCAATTACTTGACAAATTGTAAGCATCTAGAACACTTATCATTTGGTGACAATCCGCTGCACGGTTTTCTTCCGATGTCAGTTGGGAATCTCTCAACTTCTATGGAGGGATTCTATGCATATGGTTGCGGAATCAAGGGAAGCATTCCCGatggaattgggaatttgagcAGCCTAATGATTTTGAGTCTAGATGGAAATCACCTGAGTGGGCCCGTTCCGAGCACAATGAAATACTTGCAAAATCTTCAAAGTATGAATTTGAGTGCTAATCAATTAAGTGGTTCAATTCCAGATAGCATTTGCAAGTTAAAGAGATTGTACCGAATCTATTTGGGGCAAAGCCAGTTTCGTGGGTCAATACCATCATGCTTAAATAATATTAGTTCCCTGAGAGAAATTGACTTTGCCGGGAACTTATTAGACTCAAGCATACCTGCTAGCTTGTGGAATCTCACTGATCTCTTGAAGTTGAACCTGTCATATAATTCATTGAGTGGCTCACTACCTTATGAAACTGGAAATTTGAAGGTAGTAACACTATTAGATTTGTCTGGAAATCGCCTTAATGGGAATATTCCAAGTTCCTTTGGCGGCTTGCAAAGTTTAGCAACGCTTTCATTAGCACAAAATAAACTTCAGGGACCTATTCCAGACTCTCTCAGTCACATGTTAAGCTTGGAATTTTTGGATCTATCCAATAATAATCTATCAGGTCCAATACCAAAGTCCTTGGAGACACTTTTATATCTCAAACACATTAATCTTTCTTTCAACCGTTTAAGAGGAGAAATTCCCTCTAGTGGTCCTTTCGAGAACTTCACATATGAATCATTCATATCTAATGATGACTTGTGTGGCGCTCAGAGATTTCATATTCCTCCATGTCCTTCTCCTCGGATTCACAAATCGACTCAGAAGAAAGTATTTCATATGCTAGGCATTCTATCAGGTATTGCAGCAACAATAATTGCTCTTACAACTGCTGCAATTTTACTTTTAAGATGCCGAAGAAAGGATGGGGTTTCAAGAAACACTGATTTACTACCCATGGGATTGCCAAAAAGGATTTCATATTATGAACTTGTGGAAGCGACCAATGGCTATGATGAAAGCAATTTACTTGGCAAAGGGAGTTTTGGATCTATATATAAGGGTATTTTGACGGATGGGACAGTTGTAGCTGTGAAAGTTTTCACTTTACTAGCAGAAGTCACTTCCGGGAGTTTTGATACAGAGTGTGAAGTTCTACGCAGCCTTCGCCATAGAAACCTAACCAAAGTGATTGGTAGCTGCTCTAACTTGGACTTTAAAGCCTTGGTCCTTGATTATATGTCTAATGGGAGCCTTGAGAAATGGTTATACTCCCACAACCGTTGGCTGGATCTCCTGCAAAGGATAAGCATAATGATGAATGTTGCTTCTGCATTGGAATATCTCCATTTTGGTTATACAGCACCAGTGGTTCACTGTGATCTGAAACCTAGCAACATATTGCTCGACGAAAATATGGTTGCTCATGTAAGTGATTTTGGCATGACAAAGTTTTTGGATGAAGAAAATAGTGTTCTGCATACCAAGACACTTGCAACGCTTGGATACTTGGCACCAg AGTATGGACTTGAAGGGCAGGTGTCAACAAGGGTTGATGTTTATAGTTTTGGTATAGTTTTGATGGAAACCTTTTCAAGAATGAAGCCTAGTGATGAAATGTTCGAAGATGATTTGAGCCTGAAGAGTTGGATTGAAGAATCTCTGCCTAATGCAACCACTCAGGTTATAGATGCAAACTTACTTGGGCGGCAAGATGAGCATTTCAATGAGAAATTGGAGTGTATTTCAGTGATCTTCAAATTGGCTTTGAGTTGCTGTGCTAAGTGCCCGCGAGATCGGACTAATATGAAGGATGTTGTGGCAACACTTCAAAAGATAAAACGTCAAATTGAGTATTTTTCGAATATCTCGGCATGA